The DNA region CTGGAAAGGGCAATTCTTGCCCTTTGACTCAAACTGTGCAACGTCTACTTCCCATTCGGTCTGGGGATCGAGAATCGTAATGTCCGCATCCTTCCCTTCCGCAAGAACTCCCTTGCGTTCGAGTTTCAAAAAGCAAGCGGGGTTGTAACTCAACTTTCTCCAGAGCTCAACCCAGTCGATAACGCCCTCCTCGATGAGGGCTTTCACATAAAGGGGGACGGTCACTTCGAGGTTCGAGATGCCAAACGCAGCATCAATAAAGCTTCCTCCTTTGTCCTCAGGGGCATGGGGAGCGTGGTCCGAGGCGAGGATGTCGATAACTCCCTCAGCAATGGCTGACTTCAGGGCTTCGATGTCCCTTTTCTCCCGCAGGGGAGGTTTCACTTTGGCAAGACTACCGAGTCTTGGAACGTCCTCCGCAGTAAGGAGGAGATGGTGGGGGGTCACATCGGCACTGATGGGAGCTTTATCCCTAAAGAGGCGAAGAAGCACTGCACTCATTTCGGTGGAGAGATGGGTGAAGTGGACTCGAACACCGGTACTCAGAGCAAGAAGAATGTCTCTTGCCATGCGACTGTCCTCGGCAACCCTTGGTATTCCCTTGTAACCAAGAAGGAAAGCCGTCTCTCCCTCGTGCATGTGGCCGTCTCGGGAGAGCTCCTGGTCCTCCTCGTGGAGAATGAAGGGGAGATCGAAGTACTGGGCGTACTGGAAGGCAAGATAAAGGAGCCTTGAACTCTCAACGCTTGTTCCATCATCGCTGAGCGCCACCACTCCTGCCTCTTTTAAAAGGCCGTATTCAGCCATCTCCTTTCCCTGACAGCCCCGGCTTATAGCTCCTGCAAAGAGGAGATGGGTGAACCCAATAGACCGCGCCTTAAGGACGAGGCTTTGGACAACGAGAGGGTCATCAAGAGGGGGGGAGGTATTGGGCATCGCAAGAACAGTGGTAAATCCTCCTCTTGCTGCAGCTTTTGCCCCGGTCTCAAGGGTCTCTTTTGCCTCTCCTCCTGGTTCTCGGAAATGAACGTGGAGGTTCACAAAGCCTGGTCCCACAAGAAGCCCTGAGGCGTCAATGACGTACGCCTGAGGATCGGAAAGACCCTTGCCGATGCGGGTGATAACCCCCCCTTCGATGAGAACATCTCCGTCCATAAGGGTTTTTCTGTCTGGGAGTACAAGGGTTCCCCGCTGGATAAGGATTCTCCGCGTCATCGGATTTTCCCCTCACAGAGAAGGATTTCAAGAACGGCCATGCGTACCGCTACTCCACAGGTGACCTGCTCCTCAATGAGTGAGGCACCGTGTTCCACAAAGCTGTAGCCGATTTCCACACCCCGATTTACGGGACCAGGGTGCATGATAACAGTGGATTCCTTGAGCTCTGCGAATAATTCTTCCCCAAGGCCAAAAAAGCGAGCGTACTCTCTGAGGCTTGGGAAGTACCCTGCTTCCTGACGCTCCCGCTGAATTCGGAGAAGGTAGACAACATCTGCACCTTCTACCGCTTTTTCCACTGGAAAGACTCGTGTCACTCCCAGGGCTTCAACCTCCTTGGGCACAAGGGTCGGAGGGCCAGAGACGGTCACCTGGCTTCCGAGCTTCCCCAAGGCCAAGGCAAGGGATCGGGCGACTCTGCTGTGGAAGATATCACCGATAATCGTCACTCTGAGGTTTTCGACCCTTCCAAAGGTCCGTCGCATGGCCAAAAGGTCAAGAAGTGCCTGAGTCGGGTGCTCTCGGAGCCCGTCTCCCGCATTCACAATGTGGCAGGGAAGGAAAGTGGCGAGGTACTCGGGTATGCCACTTGTTCGGTGCCGAACCACCAGAACATCGGTCTTCATTCTCGCAATGGTTCGAACCGTGTCACGGAAGCTCTCTCCCTTTTCGAGGCTACTCCCCTCAAGGGAGAAATGGACAACGTTCATACCGAGAAGTTTTCCCGCCATCTCGAAGGACATCCGCGTGCGGGTACTTGGTTCGAAGAAGAGACATACCATGGAATACCCCGAGAGGGTGTTCGAGAACTTCGGGGAATGTTCCAAAAACTCCCGCCAGTGCATCGCTCGATCGAGGATGAAGAGAATATCTTCCCGGGTCAAGTGGTGTATTCCCGTGAGGTGTCGATGGACCCACACCCTTCCCACCCCCTAAAGGTAAGACACAAAAAAAATCCATCTTCCCTGCTCCGGGGAAGATGGATTTTTTTGTGTGGCACACTCTTTTTCCTCTCATGCGCAACCCTCGATTAGGATACCGAGAAACACACCCTCTGTCAATCACCCTTTCTCCCCACTGGCATGAGGTAAAGGGGCGCTTCCTTTTCGGAAAGCCCAAGAACCCTTTGCACGCCCTTATCCTCAAAAGCTCCAACAACCACTGTTCCGAGATTCAAAGCCTCAGCCTGAAGGTACACGTTTTGCGCCGCATGGCCCGCTTCCATATGGACGTAGCGGATTCCCCGTTCGCCGTACTTTCGGGTTGTTCGCTCGTACAGGGCGGTGAAGACAAGAATTCCCGGCGCTTCTCGAATCCATTCCTGGAAGAGAGCAACCCGGAAGAGCTCCTCCCGCCGATCTCCCGAGAGGACTCTGTAAAGAGCATGTTCTTCGGGAAGGTAACCGTACACCCCTGGTGCAAGACCCTCAACCTGCCCGGCCACGAGGTACACCTTGAGGGGGTAAAGAGCACCGGCTGAAGGAGCGGTGCGGAATCCCGAGGCTTTGTCCGTGACTCCTTGAGCTGCCCAGAGGAGCTGAGCGACTTCCTGGAGAGATAAAGGTAAAGATGCGAAAGATCTGTGGGAACGGCGTCTGAGGAGTGCCTCTTCTATGGATGTGTCGCTCTCTAACCTTGGGGACGGGAGAGGAATTCTATCCCGAGCGTATCCGGAGATACCAAAGCTTCCTATCCAAAGAAGTGCCAGAAGACACACTAAAAGCCGCATGGTATCCCTCCTTTCTCTACTCTTTAACGGGGATGCTTCTGACCTCCTCCGAGAGCACCTGCTTCAGGTACCGAAGGGACTCCCGGAGCATCGGTCCAAGGAGGCGGTCGCTATAGTCGCGGCCGAGCTTTGGCCCTGGGAGTTCCAGGTATCCCACAAGACGCTCTTCAGGGAGGAGGTAGCTGTACTTCCCAAGGAGGGAGAGTATTTCCCGGGCATCGATGATACCTCGATT from Candidatus Caldatribacterium sp. includes:
- a CDS encoding dihydroorotase, whose protein sequence is MTRRILIQRGTLVLPDRKTLMDGDVLIEGGVITRIGKGLSDPQAYVIDASGLLVGPGFVNLHVHFREPGGEAKETLETGAKAAARGGFTTVLAMPNTSPPLDDPLVVQSLVLKARSIGFTHLLFAGAISRGCQGKEMAEYGLLKEAGVVALSDDGTSVESSRLLYLAFQYAQYFDLPFILHEEDQELSRDGHMHEGETAFLLGYKGIPRVAEDSRMARDILLALSTGVRVHFTHLSTEMSAVLLRLFRDKAPISADVTPHHLLLTAEDVPRLGSLAKVKPPLREKRDIEALKSAIAEGVIDILASDHAPHAPEDKGGSFIDAAFGISNLEVTVPLYVKALIEEGVIDWVELWRKLSYNPACFLKLERKGVLAEGKDADITILDPQTEWEVDVAQFESKGKNCPFQ
- a CDS encoding aspartate carbamoyltransferase catalytic subunit, which translates into the protein MWVHRHLTGIHHLTREDILFILDRAMHWREFLEHSPKFSNTLSGYSMVCLFFEPSTRTRMSFEMAGKLLGMNVVHFSLEGSSLEKGESFRDTVRTIARMKTDVLVVRHRTSGIPEYLATFLPCHIVNAGDGLREHPTQALLDLLAMRRTFGRVENLRVTIIGDIFHSRVARSLALALGKLGSQVTVSGPPTLVPKEVEALGVTRVFPVEKAVEGADVVYLLRIQRERQEAGYFPSLREYARFFGLGEELFAELKESTVIMHPGPVNRGVEIGYSFVEHGASLIEEQVTCGVAVRMAVLEILLCEGKIR
- a CDS encoding SagB/ThcOx family dehydrogenase encodes the protein MRLLVCLLALLWIGSFGISGYARDRIPLPSPRLESDTSIEEALLRRRSHRSFASLPLSLQEVAQLLWAAQGVTDKASGFRTAPSAGALYPLKVYLVAGQVEGLAPGVYGYLPEEHALYRVLSGDRREELFRVALFQEWIREAPGILVFTALYERTTRKYGERGIRYVHMEAGHAAQNVYLQAEALNLGTVVVGAFEDKGVQRVLGLSEKEAPLYLMPVGRKGD